The sequence CGTGAACAATTTTAGCCTAAAGGCGTTTACGCCAAGTGTCATCGCAGCGTCTTCATCGTCTCTGATCGATCGCAATAGCAACCCGTAACGAGACTTTGATAGGGTATACACAGCGTAAAAGGAGAGAATCATTATGACAAGTGTGATATAGTAGTATGGCAGCTTTTCTGTAAAGTCTATGGTGAAGAATGGTGTTGTAATTGGTGGTGGTACTCTTATTGTGATCCCTATTGCTCCATTCGTAAATTCTGAGTTCATTACTATGAGCCTTGCAACTTCGGTTGCAGCTAACGTTGCTAAAGCAAAGTATGGGCCCCTTAGCCTAAAACATACGGCTCCAATCGCTATACCCAGTAGTGCTCCCACGAATCCTCCTAGAATGAGTGAAGGCCAAGGATTAGTTTTAAAATACTCTGTGTGCAGCGTAAGTATGCCAGCCGTATATGCGCCCATTCCGAAGAAGAGTGCGTGCCCTAGCGATGGTTGACCAGCGTATCCGGCTAGCAGGTTCCATGATTGAGCAAGGGCGGCGAACGAAAA comes from Nitrososphaerota archaeon and encodes:
- a CDS encoding branched-chain amino acid ABC transporter permease, which gives rise to MKPSLRTILLIALIIIALIAPLQIATHTYLLHIIVLIFSFAALAQSWNLLAGYAGQPSLGHALFFGMGAYTAGILTLHTEYFKTNPWPSLILGGFVGALLGIAIGAVCFRLRGPYFALATLAATEVARLIVMNSEFTNGAIGITIRVPPPITTPFFTIDFTEKLPYYYITLVIMILSFYAVYTLSKSRYGLLLRSIRDDEDAAMTLGVNAFRLKLFTMFISGFIAGVVGSLYAIYISYIDPAMDPGGVLTLFTSIEPVLITIIGGAATIIGPLIGSVIRVGVGEYLRVIFGWRAGMDLIFFGLIFLIIFFLARKGIWGLIRSRIKIR